A genomic region of Rheinheimera sp. MMS21-TC3 contains the following coding sequences:
- the flgM gene encoding flagellar biosynthesis anti-sigma factor FlgM → MAININNLQNNTQVKADKVEQQTQRQQTSVQQNASQVPSQKQDSVSLTPQAQQMTKLTEKASNSSGIDQEKVDKIKQAISEGKYKINVEELAKRIVQFEDELFGH, encoded by the coding sequence ATGGCTATTAATATCAACAATTTGCAAAACAACACTCAAGTAAAAGCAGACAAGGTTGAGCAACAAACTCAACGTCAGCAAACTAGTGTGCAGCAAAATGCCAGCCAAGTGCCGAGTCAAAAACAAGACTCAGTATCGCTGACACCACAAGCGCAGCAAATGACAAAGCTGACTGAGAAAGCTAGTAATAGTAGTGGTATCGACCAAGAGAAGGTTGATAAAATTAAGCAGGCAATCAGTGAAGGTAAATATAAAATTAACGTTGAAGAACTAGCAAAACGTATTGTTCAGTTTGAAGATGAGTTATTCGGCCATTAA
- the flgN gene encoding flagellar export chaperone FlgN, producing the protein MTTDQASTLLKQQQQQLDSLLLLLRQELAALSERDIANIERLTAEKNHLIAQIEQTDNAVAQLPNLADIKQLSWFSESVAKIDTVLADCKQQNEVNQQVLEQSQLILERFKNALLSQKGKSGLTYTNKGKPSVDNIGKGIKA; encoded by the coding sequence ATGACTACTGATCAAGCCTCTACCCTATTAAAGCAACAACAACAGCAGCTGGATTCGCTGCTGTTATTGTTGCGGCAAGAACTTGCCGCGCTATCTGAGCGTGATATTGCCAATATTGAAAGACTTACTGCTGAAAAAAATCATCTAATAGCACAAATAGAACAAACCGATAATGCTGTTGCTCAGCTACCTAACTTAGCCGACATTAAACAGCTAAGCTGGTTTAGTGAAAGTGTGGCTAAAATTGATACCGTACTAGCTGATTGCAAACAGCAAAATGAAGTTAACCAGCAAGTGCTTGAGCAAAGCCAATTAATTCTAGAAAGATTTAAGAACGCACTATTATCCCAAAAAGGTAAGTCAGGATTAACCTATACCAATAAAGGCAAGCCTTCTGTCGATAATATAGGCAAAGGAATTAAAGCCTAA
- a CDS encoding LPP20 family lipoprotein, whose translation MKTVLYALSLTLGLVVTTTACTPMNSRYVEYAQVVPQSFPVLLAVGYAPIRLQSGETEQQRMLQAMTASKLEAYRELTEMVYGQKVDAKSNLKDMVITNSALSASVSGVIKGAKVLKTYAVDEVYITELELDFEQVYQLYQATVPTQKIKRIRYYN comes from the coding sequence ATGAAAACTGTTTTATACGCCTTAAGCCTAACCTTAGGCTTAGTAGTCACAACAACAGCATGCACGCCTATGAATAGCCGTTATGTTGAATATGCTCAGGTTGTGCCACAAAGTTTTCCAGTACTGCTAGCAGTAGGCTATGCGCCTATTAGATTACAATCAGGCGAAACTGAGCAGCAAAGAATGCTGCAAGCTATGACAGCATCAAAGCTAGAAGCCTATCGCGAGTTAACAGAAATGGTATACGGCCAAAAAGTTGACGCAAAATCAAACCTAAAAGACATGGTAATAACTAATAGTGCTTTATCCGCATCGGTATCAGGGGTGATTAAAGGAGCAAAAGTGCTAAAAACCTACGCGGTGGATGAGGTATATATTACTGAGTTAGAATTAGACTTTGAACAGGTATATCAGCTATATCAAGCCACAGTGCCAACGCAAAAGATTAAACGGATCCGTTATTATAATTAG
- a CDS encoding flagellar assembly protein T N-terminal domain-containing protein codes for MKHSIRQSAVISSLVLLLFTAPSKAVWYEATGQAQVKQGDLAQARHIAINDALSRAALFAGAKVQSSQQVLNGVLQHSMLDINSQYQVSQLQVMSETQRGNLLTVVIRADLNANSSEPSCQAQQYQKPLLLSQIRLAAREDAIYGQLFSLDKDATNQLHYQMQDNTSAAITTTLAHSTSLAELQPTYSDQLFRQGAQYIVSATIKDLSLGEKTHQFWQRAQKQRFFALDVVLYDLFDQSVVYQQEYRTESTWPYKKKHTPASHSQAFWQWPYGQKIDQLLAAVAQDLQQQLQCKPLLTSISQVANNQVFFNIGKQNGIKVGDKLQLIQVKRDPTKPQIKLLTQSDVVLIVRQVSEQHAMAEPENDALLQHIQAADIVSVHKSQK; via the coding sequence ATGAAACACTCTATAAGACAGAGCGCAGTTATATCAAGCTTAGTATTATTACTATTTACCGCCCCCAGCAAAGCAGTATGGTACGAAGCAACTGGGCAAGCGCAAGTTAAGCAAGGTGATCTAGCTCAAGCTAGGCATATTGCTATAAATGATGCTTTAAGTCGTGCTGCACTATTCGCCGGAGCCAAGGTACAAAGTAGCCAACAGGTCTTAAACGGCGTTTTACAACACTCAATGCTAGATATTAACAGCCAGTATCAAGTTAGCCAGCTGCAAGTGATGTCTGAAACCCAAAGAGGTAACCTATTAACGGTTGTTATTAGAGCAGATCTTAACGCCAACAGTTCAGAGCCAAGTTGCCAAGCCCAGCAATACCAAAAACCGCTGCTACTTAGCCAAATTCGGCTTGCCGCGCGTGAAGATGCTATTTATGGCCAGTTATTTTCGTTAGATAAAGATGCCACCAACCAATTACATTATCAAATGCAAGATAATACCTCGGCAGCCATTACAACAACTTTAGCTCATAGCACTAGCCTAGCAGAGCTACAACCGACCTATAGCGATCAATTATTTCGTCAAGGCGCACAATATATTGTTAGTGCCACTATCAAAGACTTATCGCTTGGTGAAAAGACCCATCAATTTTGGCAAAGGGCACAAAAGCAGCGCTTTTTTGCCTTAGATGTTGTGCTATATGACTTGTTTGACCAAAGCGTGGTTTATCAGCAAGAGTATAGAACCGAATCTACTTGGCCTTATAAAAAGAAGCATACGCCTGCTAGCCATAGCCAAGCCTTTTGGCAATGGCCTTACGGCCAAAAGATAGATCAGTTATTAGCCGCTGTCGCTCAAGACTTACAACAACAGTTACAATGTAAGCCTTTATTGACTAGCATTAGCCAAGTAGCTAATAACCAAGTGTTTTTTAATATTGGCAAACAGAACGGCATAAAAGTAGGTGATAAACTACAGTTAATTCAAGTCAAGCGCGATCCCACAAAGCCGCAAATTAAACTATTAACCCAAAGCGACGTTGTATTAATAGTGCGCCAAGTAAGCGAACAACATGCCATGGCCGAGCCTGAAAATGATGCATTACTGCAGCATATCCAAGCTGCAGATATTGTTAGCGTGCATAAAAGTCAAAAATAA
- a CDS encoding FlgO family outer membrane protein has product MKYLTLPLAVLMLTACTTTTAPTMTAPSLEQVIQAQWQKDDDIMQLTVNAYSQSLVYQLVVHWQQTDPESQVAVTNFTFVDSALEQGSILSNHLSEAMMHDLHTFGVPVLDYKATDYIRVTEQGDFVLSRNYEELSDALPIRYVVTGTMTQHQLGMLINARLVRIDNKQVMSVARTFIPEAVVSAIIRHNEQVGLQLKQG; this is encoded by the coding sequence ATGAAATATTTAACTCTGCCTCTGGCGGTGCTTATGCTTACAGCCTGCACCACAACGACAGCGCCAACTATGACAGCCCCATCATTAGAGCAGGTTATACAGGCGCAGTGGCAAAAAGATGATGATATTATGCAGTTAACAGTTAATGCCTATTCGCAGTCTTTAGTGTATCAATTGGTTGTGCACTGGCAGCAAACCGATCCTGAGTCGCAAGTTGCAGTAACAAACTTTACTTTTGTTGATTCTGCTTTAGAGCAAGGCAGTATTTTAAGTAACCACTTAAGTGAAGCCATGATGCATGACTTACATACTTTTGGTGTACCGGTGCTAGATTATAAAGCGACTGACTATATTAGAGTAACAGAGCAGGGTGATTTTGTATTAAGCCGTAATTATGAAGAGTTAAGCGATGCATTACCTATTCGCTATGTTGTTACCGGCACTATGACCCAGCACCAATTAGGCATGTTAATTAACGCGCGCTTAGTGCGCATTGATAATAAGCAAGTAATGTCAGTTGCCCGAACCTTTATCCCCGAAGCCGTTGTCAGTGCAATTATTCGCCACAATGAACAAGTAGGCTTACAGCTCAAGCAAGGCTAA
- a CDS encoding FlgO family outer membrane protein, giving the protein MIVLRSLVISCISLWLLISCSASNSTQQQAYTLDDYSQLLTTNLLQQLPDNIRYSASKPRIAVSSFVPVNSFSLSQADETEKQMANQLSESMLSHIKQHGYDIYDYRLRDQLALQSDHEQALSRQLTTIANSSLADTLLVGTYSILAEGIMLNTRLITVKNKRVLAASSQLIPADKFWQQQGVIQQGNRLYRRDLTGVKK; this is encoded by the coding sequence ATGATAGTGCTAAGATCTCTAGTTATTAGTTGCATTAGCTTATGGTTATTAATAAGTTGTAGTGCAAGCAACTCAACCCAGCAGCAGGCTTATACACTGGATGATTATAGCCAGTTACTAACCACAAACTTATTACAGCAATTACCGGATAATATAAGGTATAGCGCTAGTAAACCTCGCATAGCAGTTAGCTCTTTTGTGCCTGTTAATAGCTTTTCTCTGTCGCAAGCAGATGAGACTGAAAAACAAATGGCCAATCAATTAAGTGAAAGTATGCTTAGCCATATTAAGCAGCATGGCTATGATATTTATGATTACCGACTGCGAGATCAACTAGCGTTACAGTCCGATCATGAACAAGCCTTATCACGACAATTAACCACTATAGCTAATAGTAGTTTAGCCGATACTTTATTAGTGGGTACTTATAGTATCTTGGCTGAAGGAATAATGTTAAATACACGCTTAATTACAGTAAAAAATAAGCGAGTTTTAGCTGCCAGTAGCCAGTTGATACCTGCAGATAAATTTTGGCAGCAGCAAGGTGTGATTCAACAAGGCAATAGGTTGTACCGTCGCGATTTAACAGGAGTCAAAAAATGA
- a CDS encoding thymidylate synthase: protein MKQYLDLCQRIIDQGVWVDNKRTGVRCLTLINADLEYDVAANAFPLLTTRKSYYKAAIAELLGYIRGYDNAADFRAIGCNTWNANANENTAWLNNPHRKGTDDMGRVYGVQGRSWQKPDGTFLDQFKKVVNNLSQGIDDRAEIITFYNPGEIELGCLRPCMHTHTFSLLDGTLYLTSYQRSCDVPLGLNFNQVQCFVLLALVAQITGHKAGKVFHKIVNAHIYENQLPLLQEVQLQRQPLPLPRLHLNPKIKTLQDIETWVTTADFELEGYKSHEAISYPFTV from the coding sequence ATGAAACAATATTTAGATCTATGTCAGCGCATTATTGATCAGGGTGTCTGGGTAGATAATAAACGCACAGGAGTTAGGTGTTTAACCTTAATTAATGCTGATTTAGAGTATGATGTCGCAGCGAATGCCTTTCCATTATTAACCACACGTAAAAGCTATTACAAAGCAGCAATAGCCGAGTTGCTAGGCTATATTCGCGGTTATGATAATGCAGCGGACTTTCGGGCTATTGGCTGTAATACCTGGAATGCCAACGCCAATGAAAATACAGCTTGGTTAAATAACCCACATCGTAAAGGCACTGATGATATGGGCCGAGTTTATGGCGTGCAAGGGCGATCGTGGCAAAAGCCGGATGGAACCTTTTTAGATCAGTTTAAAAAAGTGGTCAATAATTTAAGCCAAGGCATTGATGATAGAGCTGAAATCATTACTTTTTATAATCCCGGTGAAATAGAGCTAGGCTGTTTACGGCCTTGTATGCATACCCATACTTTTTCACTATTAGATGGCACCTTATATTTAACCTCGTATCAACGCAGTTGTGATGTGCCTTTAGGTTTGAATTTTAATCAGGTGCAATGCTTTGTGTTATTAGCCTTAGTGGCACAAATTACCGGTCATAAAGCGGGTAAAGTATTTCATAAAATAGTCAACGCCCATATTTATGAAAACCAATTGCCTTTATTGCAAGAGGTTCAGCTGCAACGCCAGCCGTTACCTTTACCTCGCTTACATCTTAATCCTAAGATAAAAACCTTACAGGATATAGAAACTTGGGTAACTACAGCAGATTTTGAGCTAGAAGGCTATAAAAGTCATGAAGCTATAAGTTACCCGTTTACGGTTTAA
- the lgt gene encoding prolipoprotein diacylglyceryl transferase: MSAGYISFPQIDPIIFAIGPIALRWYGLMYLIAFALAWWLANRAASQPKSGWTEQQVSDLLFQSFIGVILGGRIGYVLFYQFDYFLQDPIYLFKIWTGGMSFHGGFIGVLVAMAWFAKRNNKAYLELGDFVAPLAPLGLAAGRLGNFINAELWGRPTDVPWAVLFPNAGPYPRHPSQLYEFMLEGIVLFILIILYRRFSPPSGALGGLFLVGYGAARFTVEFYREPDAHLGILSAGMSMGQWLSLPMIISGVGLISYGYWRRGQQKQQAV, from the coding sequence ATGTCAGCGGGCTATATTAGTTTTCCACAAATTGATCCGATAATTTTTGCTATAGGCCCCATCGCTTTAAGATGGTATGGCTTAATGTATTTAATTGCCTTTGCTCTTGCTTGGTGGCTAGCCAATAGAGCAGCCAGTCAGCCTAAATCAGGCTGGACTGAGCAGCAAGTTAGCGACTTATTATTTCAAAGTTTTATCGGGGTTATTCTGGGTGGCCGTATAGGCTATGTTTTGTTTTATCAATTTGATTATTTCTTACAAGATCCTATCTACCTGTTTAAAATATGGACCGGCGGCATGTCATTTCATGGTGGCTTTATAGGTGTGCTTGTTGCTATGGCCTGGTTTGCAAAACGTAATAATAAAGCTTACCTAGAGTTAGGTGACTTTGTTGCTCCGCTGGCACCACTAGGTTTAGCGGCAGGGCGTTTAGGTAACTTTATTAATGCCGAATTATGGGGCAGGCCAACAGATGTACCTTGGGCGGTGTTATTTCCTAACGCAGGTCCTTATCCACGACACCCCTCGCAGTTATACGAGTTTATGCTAGAAGGCATAGTATTATTTATTTTAATTATTTTGTATCGTCGGTTTAGCCCACCAAGCGGAGCCTTAGGAGGATTATTCTTAGTCGGCTATGGTGCTGCCCGCTTTACCGTTGAATTCTATCGCGAGCCAGATGCACATCTAGGAATTTTGTCTGCAGGTATGTCAATGGGGCAATGGCTATCATTACCGATGATTATTAGTGGTGTGGGCCTAATTAGCTATGGCTATTGGCGCCGAGGTCAACAAAAACAACAGGCAGTATAA
- a CDS encoding sulfite exporter TauE/SafE family protein translates to MLTVIVLTLLLGAVVGFLAGLLGIGGGLLIVPALVVLLPAYGIIAPEHAMLVAIATSLASIIVTASSSVLAHHRRDNVPWSIATAVLIGAGIGASLVGYFAHNVSGHTLKLVFAIAVLLLSLRMLGSRSIVGSKALPNKGWLGAISALLAGIASLLGIGGGALFVPMLNYFSVDMRRAIGCAAASGIAISVFGSIGYVLAGWQHYSLADGFFGYIYLPVLAGIVATSAFMAPIGARLTQRLPVLVIKRVFGIFLILVAAKMMFS, encoded by the coding sequence TTGCTAACGGTTATTGTTCTAACTTTACTTTTAGGTGCGGTAGTGGGCTTCCTTGCCGGCTTATTGGGTATAGGTGGTGGTCTTTTGATCGTGCCAGCCCTTGTAGTCTTATTACCTGCTTATGGTATTATCGCGCCTGAGCATGCCATGTTAGTGGCTATTGCCACCTCGTTAGCCTCTATTATTGTTACAGCAAGCTCCTCGGTGTTAGCTCACCATCGAAGAGATAATGTGCCTTGGTCAATTGCGACAGCGGTATTGATTGGTGCTGGAATAGGTGCGAGTTTGGTTGGTTATTTTGCCCATAATGTTAGTGGCCACACCTTAAAACTAGTCTTTGCTATAGCAGTGCTGCTTTTATCCCTACGTATGCTAGGCTCGCGCTCAATTGTTGGCAGTAAGGCTTTACCCAATAAAGGTTGGTTAGGCGCAATTTCGGCGCTGTTAGCGGGTATTGCTAGTTTACTTGGTATAGGTGGTGGAGCTTTATTTGTGCCTATGCTGAACTATTTTTCAGTAGATATGCGCCGAGCCATAGGTTGTGCTGCAGCCTCGGGAATTGCTATTTCTGTTTTTGGCTCTATTGGCTATGTGTTAGCTGGTTGGCAGCATTACTCATTAGCTGATGGCTTTTTTGGTTATATATATTTACCAGTATTAGCCGGTATAGTGGCCACTTCTGCTTTTATGGCACCTATTGGGGCTAGATTAACTCAGCGCCTGCCGGTGTTGGTGATAAAGCGGGTGTTTGGTATTTTTTTAATCTTAGTCGCAGCTAAGATGATGTTTAGTTAA
- the ptsP gene encoding phosphoenolpyruvate--protein phosphotransferase: MLSLLRRIVQDVAQEPVLNNALAGLVTSIKQALKTECCSVYLADYQQQHFMLMATSGLNPDAVGQVAIGFAEGLIGWIGQREEPINLAKAHLHPRFKVTPEVSEEHFSAFLGCPIIHHRKVLGVLTIQQAEERVFNEEEESFLVTLAAQLASVLANAEMRQAASESSATQIQTGHLKGLPGAPGIAMGHAFILEPANDFNAISVKRSDNPEQELAYFYRAVKMTKAEFNRLAERMAGHLPPDALAIFDVYHQLLDAASLGKEIEQQIADGWCAKSALKRVVEKFARQFDDMDDSYLRERGTDIRDLGQRVLNNLLDTQKRKVKLPEDIILVADNVTATMLAEIPQEKLMAIVSLKGSVNSHAAIMARALDIPAVMGVDELPLLQWQDQYLIVDGYLGNVLLSPVEAICTEYRRLINEDAALNALYLVEVHLPSQSLCGIRFDLMVNSGLAVELETADLEHTDGVGLYRTEFPFIMRSRFPTEQEQTDLYRKVLESAPNKPVVMRTLDVGGDKALPYFTIEEENPFLGWRGIRLTLDHPEIFLVQIRAMLKANLALDNLHILLPMISDLAEVDESLRLIKQACFEVSEELAIALPRPKVGVMIEVPSIMFQLPELAQKVDFCSVGTNDLTQYLLAVDRNNPRVASLYDAMHPAVLRALYSLALQAKGLQFPISICGELAAEPAGVLLLAAMGYRYFSMNSSNLAKIKWLLRRIELSELELLLPEVLACRSAQHVRIHVQRFLEQKQSLNQLRV, from the coding sequence ATGTTAAGCCTGCTCAGACGTATTGTTCAAGATGTGGCACAAGAGCCAGTGCTTAACAATGCGCTAGCGGGTTTAGTAACGAGTATAAAACAGGCCTTAAAAACTGAGTGCTGCTCGGTATATCTCGCTGATTATCAGCAGCAGCACTTTATGTTAATGGCAACAAGTGGCCTTAATCCTGATGCTGTTGGTCAAGTAGCTATTGGCTTTGCAGAAGGCCTGATAGGTTGGATAGGTCAACGTGAAGAGCCAATTAATTTAGCTAAAGCACATTTACATCCTCGATTTAAAGTGACACCTGAAGTCAGTGAAGAGCATTTTTCTGCTTTTTTAGGCTGTCCTATTATTCATCACCGTAAAGTACTGGGTGTGTTAACCATACAGCAAGCAGAAGAACGGGTATTTAACGAAGAAGAAGAGTCTTTTTTAGTAACCTTAGCAGCGCAACTAGCATCGGTACTAGCAAATGCTGAAATGCGCCAAGCGGCGAGTGAAAGTTCTGCTACACAAATTCAGACAGGGCATTTAAAGGGCTTGCCAGGGGCGCCGGGTATAGCTATGGGCCATGCCTTTATTCTAGAGCCTGCTAATGATTTTAATGCTATTTCAGTTAAACGTTCTGACAACCCAGAGCAAGAGCTAGCCTATTTTTACCGCGCAGTAAAAATGACTAAAGCCGAATTTAATCGCTTAGCAGAGCGAATGGCTGGGCATTTACCTCCTGATGCTTTAGCTATTTTTGATGTTTACCATCAATTATTAGATGCGGCTAGCTTAGGCAAAGAAATTGAACAACAAATAGCCGATGGCTGGTGTGCTAAAAGTGCTTTAAAACGCGTGGTTGAAAAGTTTGCTCGCCAATTTGACGATATGGATGATAGCTATTTACGTGAGCGCGGCACTGATATAAGAGATTTAGGTCAGCGGGTATTAAATAATTTATTAGATACACAAAAGCGTAAAGTTAAATTACCTGAAGATATCATTTTAGTAGCTGATAATGTTACAGCCACTATGTTAGCTGAGATCCCCCAAGAAAAGTTAATGGCCATAGTGTCATTAAAAGGCTCGGTTAACTCTCACGCCGCTATTATGGCCAGAGCTTTAGATATACCAGCAGTAATGGGGGTGGATGAATTACCCTTATTGCAATGGCAAGATCAATACTTAATTGTTGATGGTTATCTTGGCAATGTTCTATTGTCGCCAGTAGAAGCAATTTGTACGGAATATCGGCGCTTAATTAATGAAGATGCCGCACTTAATGCGCTGTATTTAGTCGAAGTACATTTACCCTCACAGTCATTATGCGGCATTAGGTTTGATTTAATGGTTAATTCTGGTTTAGCTGTCGAACTAGAAACTGCTGATCTAGAGCATACCGATGGCGTAGGTTTATATCGCACTGAGTTTCCGTTTATTATGCGTAGCCGCTTTCCTACAGAACAAGAACAAACCGACTTATATCGAAAAGTATTAGAGAGCGCACCTAATAAACCAGTCGTAATGCGTACTTTAGATGTTGGTGGCGATAAAGCACTGCCATATTTTACTATCGAAGAAGAAAACCCATTTTTAGGTTGGCGCGGTATTCGCTTAACGCTTGATCATCCTGAGATATTTTTGGTACAAATTCGCGCTATGCTAAAAGCAAATTTAGCTTTAGATAACTTACATATTTTATTGCCGATGATTTCTGATCTTGCGGAAGTTGATGAATCTTTAAGGTTAATTAAGCAAGCATGTTTTGAGGTAAGTGAAGAGTTAGCCATAGCACTACCACGGCCCAAGGTTGGGGTAATGATAGAAGTGCCTTCAATAATGTTTCAACTACCTGAGTTAGCCCAAAAGGTAGACTTTTGTTCGGTTGGCACTAATGATTTAACCCAATATTTGTTAGCAGTAGATAGAAACAATCCAAGAGTAGCTAGTTTATATGATGCTATGCATCCTGCTGTACTACGTGCCCTATATAGCTTAGCCTTACAAGCTAAAGGTTTACAATTCCCTATTAGTATTTGTGGTGAATTAGCAGCAGAGCCTGCTGGAGTGTTACTATTAGCTGCCATGGGATATCGCTATTTTAGTATGAATAGCAGTAATTTGGCGAAGATTAAATGGTTATTACGGCGGATTGAATTATCAGAGTTAGAGTTATTATTACCAGAAGTCTTAGCTTGCCGTTCAGCCCAGCATGTTAGAATACATGTGCAACGCTTTTTAGAACAAAAACAATCACTAAATCAACTTAGAGTCTAA
- the rppH gene encoding RNA pyrophosphohydrolase, whose protein sequence is MIDSEGFRANVGIVICNNQGQVFWAKRYGQHSWQYPQGGMNEGETPEQTMFRELHEEVGLTAADVQVIATTKHWLRYKLPKRLIRKDSNPVCIGQKQKWFLLRLTCSEDEVNLLKTTHPEFDNWRWVSYWYPVRQVVAFKREVYRKVMKEFAPIALPFIRREGKRKS, encoded by the coding sequence GTGATCGATTCCGAAGGATTTCGGGCTAATGTCGGCATAGTAATATGTAACAACCAAGGACAGGTGTTTTGGGCAAAACGATATGGTCAGCATTCTTGGCAATATCCACAGGGTGGCATGAACGAAGGTGAAACGCCTGAGCAAACGATGTTTCGCGAATTACACGAAGAAGTTGGGTTAACTGCAGCAGATGTACAAGTTATCGCAACAACTAAACATTGGCTGCGTTATAAGCTGCCAAAACGTTTAATTCGTAAAGACAGCAACCCTGTATGTATTGGTCAAAAACAAAAATGGTTTTTGTTACGGCTGACTTGTAGTGAAGATGAGGTAAACTTATTAAAAACTACGCATCCTGAGTTTGATAACTGGCGCTGGGTCAGTTATTGGTATCCAGTGAGGCAAGTAGTTGCGTTTAAACGTGAAGTTTACCGTAAAGTCATGAAAGAGTTTGCTCCTATTGCATTGCCATTCATTCGCCGTGAAGGAAAAAGAAAAAGTTAA
- the mutH gene encoding DNA mismatch repair endonuclease MutH, whose product MLTPPQTTEDLMARCHAIAGLTIGQLAERLDQVVPKNLLKDKGWVGQLIELALGANGGSQAVVDFAELGIELKTLPINQQGKPLESTYVCVAPLTGITGLEWQNSWVCQKLQHILWLPILAERQIPLAQRVIGNGFLWQPDPQQQQALQQDWEELMELISLGGIANIRGATGKYLQLRPKAANSKALTDAIGSQGQPIKTLPRGFYLKTKFTAAILQQQFALSF is encoded by the coding sequence ATGCTTACACCACCACAAACAACTGAAGATTTAATGGCGCGCTGTCATGCTATTGCTGGTTTAACAATTGGCCAGTTAGCTGAGCGTCTTGACCAAGTTGTACCTAAAAACTTGCTAAAAGATAAAGGTTGGGTGGGACAATTAATAGAGTTAGCCTTAGGGGCTAATGGCGGCTCTCAAGCTGTGGTCGATTTTGCAGAGTTAGGCATAGAACTTAAAACCTTACCTATTAACCAACAAGGTAAACCGCTAGAGAGCACCTATGTCTGTGTCGCGCCTTTAACCGGCATAACAGGGTTAGAATGGCAAAACTCTTGGGTGTGTCAAAAGCTACAGCATATTTTATGGTTGCCAATTTTAGCTGAACGCCAAATCCCTTTAGCCCAGCGGGTTATTGGTAATGGCTTTTTATGGCAACCAGACCCGCAGCAGCAACAAGCTTTGCAACAAGATTGGGAAGAGTTAATGGAATTAATTAGCTTAGGCGGTATTGCTAATATTAGAGGCGCTACAGGAAAGTATTTACAATTAAGGCCTAAAGCCGCTAATAGTAAAGCTTTAACTGATGCCATAGGTAGCCAAGGCCAACCCATAAAGACACTGCCAAGAGGCTTTTATTTAAAAACCAAGTTTACTGCTGCTATCTTACAGCAGCAGTTTGCACTTAGCTTTTAA
- a CDS encoding transporter substrate-binding domain-containing protein — MKKLMLMMSCLCLGLMACKPAEQEVVEKTPAALAATQPDCSLNFGIDAWEPYQYMTVDNKPAGLDIEIVKGVLSNMGCQFTVTQGSWTELLLKLKAGEVDAVLGASKTEDRESFAYFSDAYRKERFQLYVRNSNINYPYKNITAYLEAGHKLGIVNQYYYGDDFAALYDNKTFQPLFIGAIISELNIARLLDEEIDGLLEDSFVAASILRRKGLDKYIKPHNISLESADVFIMFSQESISPQQVEAFNTGLTQLKENGDYNKIVNKYSH; from the coding sequence ATGAAAAAACTAATGTTAATGATGAGTTGTCTATGTTTAGGGCTGATGGCATGTAAACCTGCCGAGCAAGAGGTAGTAGAAAAGACCCCTGCAGCGTTAGCTGCTACACAACCTGATTGTTCTTTAAATTTTGGTATTGATGCTTGGGAACCCTACCAATATATGACGGTAGATAATAAGCCAGCAGGATTAGATATAGAAATTGTCAAAGGGGTACTCAGTAATATGGGCTGCCAATTTACAGTTACCCAAGGTAGTTGGACGGAGTTACTACTTAAACTTAAAGCAGGTGAAGTGGATGCAGTATTAGGCGCATCAAAAACAGAAGATAGAGAAAGCTTTGCTTATTTCTCTGATGCTTATCGTAAAGAGCGCTTTCAGCTATATGTCCGTAACAGTAATATTAATTATCCTTATAAAAATATAACGGCATATCTTGAGGCGGGCCATAAGTTAGGTATTGTTAATCAATATTACTATGGTGATGATTTTGCTGCTCTTTATGATAATAAAACCTTTCAACCTCTTTTTATCGGGGCCATTATCAGTGAGTTAAATATTGCAAGGTTATTAGATGAAGAAATTGATGGTTTACTTGAAGACAGCTTTGTTGCTGCATCTATCCTAAGGCGTAAAGGGTTGGATAAGTATATTAAACCGCATAATATTAGTTTAGAAAGTGCTGATGTGTTTATTATGTTTAGTCAAGAATCAATCTCACCACAACAAGTTGAAGCCTTTAATACAGGCTTAACCCAACTTAAAGAAAATGGTGATTATAATAAAATAGTTAATAAATACAGCCATTAA